CCGTGAAGAGCAGTACACCGAGTTTGTAGAGCGCCTAAACCGTTGCCCGAACGTGGCGAAACCTCTGCGTTATATGAGCCACTTTGGTAGTGCTGATGAATTAGATAATTCAGTCACCAATGAACAAATTGCCTTGTTTGAAAGATTGACCTCACAGCAAAATGGCGAGCGTTCCATGGCGGCATCAGCTGGCTTTTTGGCATGGCCGATGAGTCATTACGATTGGATTCGACCTGGTATTATCATGTATGGCGTGTCCCCATTTGTGGAGAAAAATGCCCAAGATCTGGGATATCAGCCAGTAATGACGCTAAAGTCGCATCTTATTGCTGTGCGTGAGGTAAAAAAAGGCGAAAGTGTTGGTTACGGTGGCATTTGGACCAGCGAGCGAGACACTAAAGTGGGTGTTATCGCCATTGGTTATGGTGATGGCTACCCAAGAACGGCACCTAATGGCACGCCAGTGTTAGTGAATGGTCGCATTGTGCCTATCGCTGGGCGAGTCTCCATGGATATGCTGACCGTCGACCTTGGACCGGATGCAGTAGATAAAGTCGGTGATGAAGCGACGCTTTGGGGCGAGGCACTTCCCGCAGAGCAAGTGGCTCACTATATCGGCACCATCGCATACGAATTGGTGACTAAGCTGACGTCTCGTGTCGAGATGTGTTATCACCAGTAATTGAATCTCCCCTGCTTTATTAAGGTAGCGAACCTAGCTACCTTAATTCCCTCTGTAGCATTCTCCTTGTAGCATCGCGATGACTTGGCGTTCACCCCCATGATTTCTATGCTCACCCAGATAAATCCCCTGCCAAGTCCCTAAAGCCAAGCGTCCATTGATAATAGGTATGGTTATGTTAACGCCTAAGAGTGAGCTTTTGATATGAGCGGGCATATCATCCCAACCCTCATAGGTATGTCGGTAATAAGGCGCATTCTCCGGCACAAAGTGATTAAAGTGCGCTTCCATATCCTGACGCACGGTAGGATCGGCATTTTCATTCAGTGTTAAGCTTGCAGAAGTGTGCTGCATAAAAAGATGCAGCATGCCACAACGATAGTCTTCAATCTGTGGTAACTGCTTTACCACCTCTGATGTGATGAGATGGAAGCCTCGTGTATACTGTTGAAAGTATAGGGTTTGCTGTTGCCACATAGAGAATCCTTAACTGAGAGTTGTTACTGATGATAATACTTTTGTATAGTGAGGGAGTTCAAGTTTGTCTTAGGACAGGGTTGGCTGGGTAGATTGAAGTTATTCTTCTTTCCACCACATATTAAGTGGTGGTTAGTTTTATTTGATTATATTGCGTTTCATTAAACTGACTTGCAGCCTGATTAAGCTAGATTGTGACTAAAGCGAGCTTAACGAACTAATATTAGTGCAGTTATCAGTGAAAGGTGAGTCGATAAAGCTAACGCTATTTGCGACAGAATCCATTGAAATGGGGGGCTTACTTCCTTGGGGGGAAGTAAGCAAACAGTAAAAATAAATTAGGACGATAAACCATGTTGAAAAACATTAACCCGACACATACCAAAGCTTGGCAGGCATTGACTGCGCATTTTGAATCCGCTCAAGACCTAGAACTGGGTGAGCTATTTGCTCAAGATGCAGAGCGCTTTAATACATTCTCTACAAGCTTTGGCTCTGATATGTTGCTGGACTACTCCAAGAACCTTATCACTGAAGAAACCATGCAGCACCTGTTTGCATTAGCGAATGAGACCGATCTACAAAGTGCGATTAAAGCGATGTTCTCTGGCGACACCATCAACCAAACTGAGGGTCGTTCCGTACTGCACGTTGCGCTAAGAAACCGCAGTAATACACCGATCATGGTCAATGGCGAAGATGTGATGCCAGCGGTCAACGCTGTACTAGAGAAAATGAAAGGCTTCTCTGAGCGCATCATCTCTGGTGACTGGAAAGGTTATACGGGTAAGGCGATCACGGATGTGGTTAACATTGGTATCGGTGGTTCGGACTTAGGTCCATACATGGTGACTGAGGCGTTAGCCCCTTACACCAACCATCTCAACATGCACTTTGTGTCGAACGTTGATGGCACTCATATCGCAGAAACACTCAAGAAAGTGAATCCAGAAACCACGTTATTCCTAGTGGCTTCAAAAACATTCACGACTCAAGAAACCATGACCAACGCACACTCGGCACGCGATTGGTTCCTTGCGTCCGCGTCGGATGAGGCACATGTCGCCAAGCACTTTGCGGCACTCTCTACCAATGCGACAGCCGTATCTGAGTTTGGTATCGATACCGACAACATGTTTGAGTTCTGGGATTGGGTTGGCGGTCGCTATTCACTATGGTCAGCAATTGGTCTTTCAATTGTCCTTGCCGTTGGCTACGACAACTTTATAGAGTTGCTAGCGGGCGCGCATGATATGGATAAGCACTTTGCTGAAACCGATCTTGCGGACAACGTACCGGTTATCTTGGCGTTGATCGGCATTTGGTACAATAACTTCCATGGTGCAGAGTCAGAAGCGATTCTGCCGTACGACCAGTACATGCATCGTTTTGCTGCGTATTTCCAACAAGGTAACATGGAATCTAATGGTAAGTTTACTGACCGTAACGGCGATGCCGTGGATTACCAAACAGGTCCAATTATTTGGGGTGAACCGGGTACTAACGGTCAGCACGCCTTCTATCAGTTGATTCACCAAGGCACCAAGCTGATTCCATGTGACTTTATCGCGCCAGCACTCTCTCATAACCAAGTGAGTGATCACCATCAGAAATTGATGTCTAACTTCTTTGCTCAAACAGAAGCATTAGCATTCGGTAAGTCTAAACAGACGGTGGAAGCGGAGTTCACAGCCGCCGGTAAGAGCGCTGATGAGGTAAAAGACCTAGTTCCATTTAAAGTGTTTGAGGGCAACCGACCAACGAACTCTATCTTGGTAAAACAGATCACTCCTCGTTCATTGGGTAGCTTGATTGCCATGTATGAACACAAGATCTTCACCCAAGGTGTGATTTGGAATATCTTTAGCTTTGATCAGTGGGGTGTAGAGCTTGGTAAGCAACTGGCGAACCAAATCCTTCCAGAGCTAGCAGATGACAGTGCCATCAGCTCACACGATAGCTCAACCAACGGTCTTATTAATGCGTATAAAGCATTCAAAGCCTAATGATTGAGAAATAACAAAAAAGCGCCGAATAAGGCGCTTTTTTTGTGTCTGATGACTTTTTGTGTCTGATAACTTAGCTTGCTATTGCTCGCCCTAGCGAGCTTTTGGCAGCACCACGACTTGCGTCTTGGCCCAAATATCATGAAAGCCACGCTTTTGTGGATCAAGGGGCACCAGTAAGTTAGCGAGACCAAAGGCTGAGGTAGCAATACGAATGAGTGCTTGAGTGGTGCTGATTCGTCCACCTTGCTCGTTTTGCAATTCAAGTTTCCATGCTCGCATGCCAAGAGTTTGTCCGGCTCTTACCCAGAAAAAAGTGAGAAAACCAATCCAGACAATGGCAAGGTAAGCAGTATAAATCGGTCCCCAGAAAGGATGAGATGTTAGAAAGTCGCCCACATCGGTATAGGGAGCGTAGCTTATTACTCCCGATGCAACCAAGGCTTGCAGTAAAGCGACAACCACACCAGCGGCCATCATAACCACCGCAGCAATAATGAAACTATCATAGACAAAAGCCGCCAAACGTCGAATAAGACCAGCAGGAGGAAGAGATTGTGCGTTCATGGAATCACTCATATAAAATCCGTAGGCTCACAGAATAGCCAAGCTTGCTTGCGGAGAAAACCCCATAGCACCGAAGTAGCTCACAGAGTGGCGAAATAATCAGCAAACAAAAGCGCATTGCGTGTTTTACGCTTGCGCATAACGACGGCATACGTATAATGCCAAACATCAAAGGACATTAGTCCAAGATGCCGGTGTGGTGAAATTGGTATACACGACGGATTCAAAATCCGTTGCCTTCGGGCGTGGCGGTTCAAGTCCGCCCACCGGTACCATATTTAAACAAAAAAGCCTCAGCTAACGCTGGGGCTTTTTTGTATCTAAGGCTAATCAAAAGTTTGCAATTATACCTTTTTAAACAAGAGACTGTTCGCAAATTAAAAAGTACCTAGCACCAAATCGCTAGTTTGTCTTATCACAGACGATCAAGGCTCCTTCTGCCACTTCAGTAATAAAATTAGGGCGATATGTCGTCGGTACGGAGACGGCAATAGGTTCACCCGTTTCGTATGACAAGCCTACCTGTGAGCCATAAATATAAAAGTCACTCTGCAGTTGCATCATAGCTTCTGATCCCCAAGGCTGAAGTCGTCCTAGAGTGAGTTGTTTCTCTGCACAATAATCTGACGCTTGCTCTGGTGTGAACGTTTTATAGTCTTGGGTGAACACTTGAGTTTCTGGATCGGCTAGCGTTTCTTTTTCCGTGTAGACATACTGACCGTCAAACTCGTATTCGTCATTTTGAGTGAAATAGCCTAATGTTCCGGGGTAGTTCACGATGATATTCGCTTGCTGCATAAAGTTGTCGCTGCTGCCTGCGCTCAACATAAGAGTGGTTGGTGCAGCAATGCTATTTGCTTGCCCTGAGGTGGGGGTTGCAAAGGTTAACACCAGTTTTTCTGCTTGATAGTCGGCACTATTTATATCATCGACAGTTTGTGCTGTTATCGTCGGTATCTGATCAAAAATATAGCTATTACCATCATTGGCTATTTTATCGGCGTTAAGTCGTGTTGTGACTTGTTGGGAGTCAATATGCTCAGCACTTTTTAGCATAAGGCTGTCGGTAACAACCAGTAAAAACTGGTCAATACTTTTGCTTGAGTCGCTATCGGCTTGTTTATCGACAAATTCAAAGGCTATTTTGACGCCTTCTTCACTAGCTTGGGTTTGGTAAAACACGGCTAAACTCGGTGTTTCTTGTTCTACGGCGCCTAATTGATAGAAGTTATCGCCCCAATATTGGCTCACAAAGTTAGTGATTTGTGCCGGATAACCATAGGTCATTCCTCCACTGTGATTAAAGCCATGGTTGTGCATTTTTTCATGTAAAAAGGTATCTTTTGGCGCAACAGCACCTTCTGTAGGCAAGCGGAAATCTCGAACGGCTAACCAACCATCAGCTATAGTCGCTTGCCCCCAACCACCAGAATTAAGCATCCCGTATCTGGCGCTTGGTTTATGGATCATATAACTCAAATGCTTATCGCTATTGGATGAAGTATCGTTAGCTTTAAATTGAGCAAAGTCACCACTTGAAGGTAGTGAGAAAAGAGAGTGCGTAGTTTGGTGCAACTCACACCATTGTCCTTTAGCAAGTTGTTCTTTCGTAAGCTGGGTCTGCGATGTCGTTGCCGACATATATTCTTCGATATAATAGACAAACTCCTTGCTGTAGGTGTAGTTGTTCAGCACATTCTTAAGACCACGTAACTCTTTTTCGTATTGGTCGATGTTTTCTAATGTGGGTTCACTATAGGTATCACTACTTTCATTCGGATCCACATAGGCCGCTACCTGCGCTTTAAAGAAGGGTTGCTCCTCGACATATTGCGCAGTGCTCAAAGGCATGATGTGTTGCGGCAACTCAAGAGTGATGACTTCAAAGGGTTGAACAGATTGCTCAACTTTGAACAGAGAATGATTAAGCATAAGCAATGGATTGGCTAGAAACCTTGGTGTGTGATTGATCAGCTGTATGCTTGTTTCGTTTACTTTTTTTATGCTGATATCATCAAGGTCATAACCATCCCATCGACTGCGTGAAACAGTGTCAACCTGATTGGTGGCAGAAAGCGAGTAGGAGAGGCTTTCATCAGGTTTCGATGACGAGTTTTCATCACTACAGCCCATGGAACTCAGAGCAGTGGTAAGTATTAGTATTCTCAGGGGCACAGGTATGCTCGGTGTGGTTAACATTACTTTTGATTGGCGCATAGATACACACTTTTATTATAAGTTGGAAAGATAAGGAATCAGTGTGTTGTGCATACTATCATTAGCGAGGATTCTAATATGGCCGGTGCTTTCTGGTGTGTTTGTAGGGTTTATCTCATAGTTTTGGTTGTGACTTTTGAATCCATTTACGTTCCAAAAATTCGAGTAAATGACAAAATTACTAGAAATCGCTCGTGTCGATGATAGTAATGATGATTTTTGTTTGTAAAGTGTTAATGTCTTACTTTGGCTTGATATTCATTTTCATATACTGGATGAGTGGCGACTTTGTGGTTTATTCATCTTAAAATCGCCCTTTATGCTGATTTATACGTCGATTTTCAGCACATAACTTCAGCTAATATCAGTTCGGCTCGGCTTTGATTCTCAATGGATTGTATAGTATGGTTTTTCTTGCTCTAGTTTTTATAACTAATTTTTTACAATCGATAAGGGAATATCAATGAAAAAGTTATTGTGCGTAACCGCACTGTCGTTAGCTGCCTCTGCACCATCATTTGCTGATCCAATTCTTGACGACATTAAAGCGTCTGGCGAGTTAAAAGTTTGTTTTGACTCTGGCTATATGCCGTTTGAGATGACGGCGAAAAATGGTCAATATATTGGTTTTGACATCGATTTAGGTAAACAGATGGCTCGTGCCATTGGTGTGAAATATGTACCTGTTAATACCGCTTGGGATGGGATTATTCCAACGCTGCTAACGGGTAAATGCCACATGATCATGGGTGGTATGACGATTACTCCAATGCGAAACATTCAGGTTAACTTTGCTGACCCTTATGTTGTTATTGGTCAATCTATCCTGATGAACCCTAAGCACGAAGGCAAGATTGCCAACTACCGTGATCTTAACAGCAGCGACTTTGTTGTGGCGACTAAGTTAGGCACAACAGGCGAGCAGGCGATTAAACGCTATCTACCTAAAGCGAAAGTTAATCTTTATGAAACTCAATCTGAAGCTGTGCTAGAAGTTGCCAATGGTAAGGTTGATGCGTTCATCTATGACCTACCGTACAACGCTATCTACAATGCTGAGAACAAAGGTCAACTTGTTCACCTATCTCAGCCTTTCACTTATGAACCATTAGGTTGGGCGGTTCCTCAGGGCAACCCTGACACTATCAACTTCTTGAATGGCTACTTACGCCAAATCAAGGGTGATGGTACTTATGATCGTATCTATAACAAATGGTTTAATGACGACAAGTGGTTGAAGCAAGTTAAATAAACTTCAGCTTACCTACCTCTTTGATTCGCATAATCTTTGAATCGGTTAAGCACGATTTTGAGATTATGCGACTTTATCGGCTTTTGTCGAAGATGCACTTCAACCTATTCTTGGTAGCACATGCAAAATAATAATAAGTCTTTGTTGTGGAATGCCGTTTTTGTTTTAGTTTTGGTGGCGATTGCTAGTCTGGTTTACTTATCAGGCAAGCGAATCAACTACAACTGGAACTGGGACCGCGTTGTTCCTTATATTGCCACTAATGCGGCGTCGGCAGTGACGGCGCCTGAAGATGGTAATATTGTTGTTGGTGAAAATAACCAACTGGTTTTAGAAAACCTGAGCGGAGAAGTCGTCGTTGACCTCAGTGCTTACGACACGGTCGACGTGTATGAAGGTGATTTAATTTTTGAAGGTGATGTTCTCGCCAGCGTCGAAGAGTGGCGAAAAGGTCCGATTCTGGATGGTGTTATTGTCACTGTTAAAATCTCTCTATGGTCACTAGCGATTGCTCTGGCTCTCGGCTTGGTGATTGGCTTGATGCGGATTTCCAGTAATCCAGCACTAAAGAAGTTGTCGATTGTTTATATCGAAATCATTCGCGGCACCCCTTTACTGGTTCAGATCTTTATCGTTTATTTCTTCATCGGCACAGTATTAGATTTAGAGCGCTTTACTGCCGGTGTCGTTGCCCTATCTGTCTTTACTGCGGCTTATGTTGCCGAGATTGTCCGTTCGGGTATTCAATCCATCCCGCGTGGGCAGATGGAAGCGGCTCGTTCACTGGGGATGAATTACCCCAAGGCGATGATCTACGTGATCTTGCCGCAAGCCTTTAAGCAAACATTGCCACCCTTAGCTGGGCAGTTTATTAACCTTATTAAAGACTCATCACTAGTCTCTGTGATTTCAATTACTGATTTGACTAAAGCAGGTCGTGAGGTTGTGAGTGGGAGCTTTGCTCCATTTGAGGTGTGGTTTACCGTTGCGGCGCTATACCTTGTACTGACAGGCGGTCTATCTTGGGCTATTCAACTGTTAGAAAAGAAACTGTCTGCGAGCGATTAATCTGAGGGTGACATGATGGAACATATAATTACCGCTGAGAAGGTAAACAAAATTTATCCCAATGGCTGCCACGCTCTGAAAGATGTCTCGGTCTCTGTCGACAAAGGTGAAGTCATCGTGATCGTTGGACCATCGGGTTCAGGTAAGTCGACGTTCTTGCGTAGCCTTAATCAACTTGAGCAAATCAATAGTGGCAACATTGTTGTTGATGGTATGGATATGTATGCCAAGTCAACAGACATCAATAAGCTACGAGCGGATGTCGGCATGGTCTTTCAAAGCTTCAATCTATTCCCGCATATGAGTGCTCTGGGAAATGTGATGCTAGCGCCGCTAAAAGTCGCTAACCGTGATAAACAAGAAGTCGAAGCGGAAGCAAAGCAGTTGCTGTATAAGGTTGGGCTTGCAGAGCGAATGGACAATTATCCGGCGCACCTTTCTGGAGGTCAGCAACAGCGTGTGGCGATTGCTAGAGCATTAGCAATGCAGCCTAACATCATGCTGTTTGATGAACCGACTTCTGCTCTTGATCCAGAAATGGTGGGTGAAGTGTTGGATGTCATGAAAGAGTTGGCCCAAGACGGCATGACTATGGTCGTGGTGACTCATGAAATGGGCTTTGCGAGAGAAGTGGCTGATCGAGTGTTATTTATGGAAGATGGTGAGTTATTGGTTTCCGATACCCCGGATGCTTTTTTTGATAACCCGACCAACCCAAGATTAAAGCAGTTTCTTTCTAAGGTGCTGTAACCGCATTGAATACTCACTTTTTTACACAGAAGTAACCGTTATATTTAAGGGTACAAGCACGGCTATATAGTGAAAAATAGACTTTTAAAACGATGGATACAGCATAAGCTGCTCGAATGAGCAGCTTTTTTTATGTTAATTATTTGGTGTCTAGTTGAGTTGAATTTATACGAAACGTAATTTAATGTAATTTTTTGTTTAGTTATTTATAATCATTGGCTTAGCCTAAAGATGATTTAGTTTGTCTTTAACTTCATGAGTATCAACTGATAACTAAAATAAAGGGAATTGTTTATGTTTAACATACGTTTCTTGGCGCTTGCCGTGGGCATGGGCTGTGTTTCTAGCTCCGCTTTTTCTAATACTTTCTCAGCCGATGCCCGCTCTATGGCAATGGGTAATACCGGGGTTGTTTCAGCCGACTTTCTTACGGCTCCTTTTCACAACCCAGCATTGGGCGCGGCATACCGTACAGAAGATGACTTTGGTATCTTGATTCCAGCGATTGGTGCCACTGTGTATGATAAAGATGATGCACTGACGACCATTGATGACGCGCAAGACCTCTATGACGGCTTAGGTAACACGCCATCTCAGAGTGACCTCGATAAACTGGATGATTACTTGACTGACTTGTCAGAAGCTCAGCCACTTAACGTGAATGCCGGTCTGGCAATGGCCATTTCGATTCCAAACCAATACATGTCAACCAACTTGTTTGCTTCAAGCTATGTAGAGCTGATTACTGATGCGGAGATTGGAAATGAAACGGATCCGCAAGACCGTTATGACAATGCAGAAATTGCCACTACCGGATTTGGTCTTGTGGAATTTGGTGTAGCGTTGGCTAAAGAATTTACTATCGCAGGTGAGCGTGTTTCTTTTGGTGTTAGCCCTAAATATCAAGATCTACGTACTTACAGTGATATTTCAACGTTAGATGACTTTGATCTTGACGACTACGATCAAAGTGAGATTTCGGAAAGCGCGTTTAACCTTGATTTAGGTGCGGTTTGGTACAAAGGCAACTGGCGTGTTGGTGTGGTTGGTAAGAACTTGATTAAGCAAGAGATTGACACCATGTATACCGATCTCACTTATACCTTATCGCCAACTTATACCCTAGGTGCAGGTTATGCCGCTCAACTATTGACGGCGACGGTAGATGTTGATCTAACCGAGCAAGAGCGCTTTGACTTTGAGGGTGATGAAACACAATTCTTACGCCTAGGTTTAGAACTTAATGCATGGGACTGGGCTCAGTTGCGCGCAGGTTACGAGAAAGATCTTGCAGATAATCTAGAAGATAGCTTCACCGCTGGTATTGGTATCAGCCCATGGGATCTTGTGTCACTTGATCTAGCGGGTTCTTATGCTGGTGATAATCAATTTGGAGCCTCAGCCAACCTAGCTTTTACCTTCTAATGAGTGCTTAAGTGATTTAGCTTTTATAGCGCCACTGACTTGCCAATGAGTGAGTAAAAAAAGCCTTAGCAGTCATGCTAAGGCTTTGTTATTACGTAGGTTATTTGTAATTACATAGGTTAATTGCTAGCTAGCAGCTTGTTCAGTTTGCTTCTCGACAGCGTCATCGACCGCTTTGACTAGAAGTAGACCAACACCCAATACAATCGCACCACACAGAACGAAGGTTAGTCGACCCCACAGTGGGTTAGGTAGGGCAAACATAGCCATTACACCAACACCTGAGATCGCGATTAGAGAACCCAACATCTTTCTTTGTTTGTTGTCTAGTTTCTTCTGGTCAGTTGAATCGTTGACTAGAGGAGTCGCTAGGTTGCTAAAGAATAGATCCACGTCTTTTTGGCGTTTTTCTTCAAGTGGTTTGTAGAACAGTGTTGTTGCGCAGAAGAAACCTGCAGTAATCACCATGTGACCAACTAGACCAACAGCCACTTTCAGATCAGCCCACTCACGTTTTGTTAGCTCGTTTAGACCAAACCAAGATTCGATATGATCTGCTGTGATGATAAAGCCAACAATGTAAGAAACGATAGCACCAACGATTAGTGTGCCCCAACCTGCCCAGTCAGGTGTCTTCTTAATGAAGAAACCACAGAATGCTGGAATGGTCATTGGGAAGCTGATCAGTGCACCCACATACATCATGGTGTCAAATAGACTCAATCCTTTTAGCGAGTTGATAAATAGCGCGATAAGGATGATGGCAATACCAAAGAACGCAGAAGTCAGTT
This genomic interval from Vibrio hippocampi contains the following:
- a CDS encoding amino acid ABC transporter permease — translated: MQNNNKSLLWNAVFVLVLVAIASLVYLSGKRINYNWNWDRVVPYIATNAASAVTAPEDGNIVVGENNQLVLENLSGEVVVDLSAYDTVDVYEGDLIFEGDVLASVEEWRKGPILDGVIVTVKISLWSLAIALALGLVIGLMRISSNPALKKLSIVYIEIIRGTPLLVQIFIVYFFIGTVLDLERFTAGVVALSVFTAAYVAEIVRSGIQSIPRGQMEAARSLGMNYPKAMIYVILPQAFKQTLPPLAGQFINLIKDSSLVSVISITDLTKAGREVVSGSFAPFEVWFTVAALYLVLTGGLSWAIQLLEKKLSASD
- the alr gene encoding alanine racemase, with amino-acid sequence MKAATAHINLSALSHNLQRIKQEAPNSKVMAVVKANGYGHGLNTIAKHATQADGFGVARIEEALQLRMTGIVKSILLLEGFYSANDLPILVTNNIQTVIHCVEQLEALEQAELDVPVVVWLKIDSGMHRLGIREEQYTEFVERLNRCPNVAKPLRYMSHFGSADELDNSVTNEQIALFERLTSQQNGERSMAASAGFLAWPMSHYDWIRPGIIMYGVSPFVEKNAQDLGYQPVMTLKSHLIAVREVKKGESVGYGGIWTSERDTKVGVIAIGYGDGYPRTAPNGTPVLVNGRIVPIAGRVSMDMLTVDLGPDAVDKVGDEATLWGEALPAEQVAHYIGTIAYELVTKLTSRVEMCYHQ
- the pgi gene encoding glucose-6-phosphate isomerase; translated protein: MLKNINPTHTKAWQALTAHFESAQDLELGELFAQDAERFNTFSTSFGSDMLLDYSKNLITEETMQHLFALANETDLQSAIKAMFSGDTINQTEGRSVLHVALRNRSNTPIMVNGEDVMPAVNAVLEKMKGFSERIISGDWKGYTGKAITDVVNIGIGGSDLGPYMVTEALAPYTNHLNMHFVSNVDGTHIAETLKKVNPETTLFLVASKTFTTQETMTNAHSARDWFLASASDEAHVAKHFAALSTNATAVSEFGIDTDNMFEFWDWVGGRYSLWSAIGLSIVLAVGYDNFIELLAGAHDMDKHFAETDLADNVPVILALIGIWYNNFHGAESEAILPYDQYMHRFAAYFQQGNMESNGKFTDRNGDAVDYQTGPIIWGEPGTNGQHAFYQLIHQGTKLIPCDFIAPALSHNQVSDHHQKLMSNFFAQTEALAFGKSKQTVEAEFTAAGKSADEVKDLVPFKVFEGNRPTNSILVKQITPRSLGSLIAMYEHKIFTQGVIWNIFSFDQWGVELGKQLANQILPELADDSAISSHDSSTNGLINAYKAFKA
- a CDS encoding RDD family protein, which translates into the protein MNAQSLPPAGLIRRLAAFVYDSFIIAAVVMMAAGVVVALLQALVASGVISYAPYTDVGDFLTSHPFWGPIYTAYLAIVWIGFLTFFWVRAGQTLGMRAWKLELQNEQGGRISTTQALIRIATSAFGLANLLVPLDPQKRGFHDIWAKTQVVVLPKAR
- a CDS encoding secondary thiamine-phosphate synthase enzyme YjbQ, whose amino-acid sequence is MWQQQTLYFQQYTRGFHLITSEVVKQLPQIEDYRCGMLHLFMQHTSASLTLNENADPTVRQDMEAHFNHFVPENAPYYRHTYEGWDDMPAHIKSSLLGVNITIPIINGRLALGTWQGIYLGEHRNHGGERQVIAMLQGECYRGN
- a CDS encoding conjugal transfer protein TraF, whose protein sequence is MFNIRFLALAVGMGCVSSSAFSNTFSADARSMAMGNTGVVSADFLTAPFHNPALGAAYRTEDDFGILIPAIGATVYDKDDALTTIDDAQDLYDGLGNTPSQSDLDKLDDYLTDLSEAQPLNVNAGLAMAISIPNQYMSTNLFASSYVELITDAEIGNETDPQDRYDNAEIATTGFGLVEFGVALAKEFTIAGERVSFGVSPKYQDLRTYSDISTLDDFDLDDYDQSEISESAFNLDLGAVWYKGNWRVGVVGKNLIKQEIDTMYTDLTYTLSPTYTLGAGYAAQLLTATVDVDLTEQERFDFEGDETQFLRLGLELNAWDWAQLRAGYEKDLADNLEDSFTAGIGISPWDLVSLDLAGSYAGDNQFGASANLAFTF
- a CDS encoding amino acid ABC transporter ATP-binding protein, yielding MEHIITAEKVNKIYPNGCHALKDVSVSVDKGEVIVIVGPSGSGKSTFLRSLNQLEQINSGNIVVDGMDMYAKSTDINKLRADVGMVFQSFNLFPHMSALGNVMLAPLKVANRDKQEVEAEAKQLLYKVGLAERMDNYPAHLSGGQQQRVAIARALAMQPNIMLFDEPTSALDPEMVGEVLDVMKELAQDGMTMVVVTHEMGFAREVADRVLFMEDGELLVSDTPDAFFDNPTNPRLKQFLSKVL
- a CDS encoding transporter substrate-binding domain-containing protein, translating into MKKLLCVTALSLAASAPSFADPILDDIKASGELKVCFDSGYMPFEMTAKNGQYIGFDIDLGKQMARAIGVKYVPVNTAWDGIIPTLLTGKCHMIMGGMTITPMRNIQVNFADPYVVIGQSILMNPKHEGKIANYRDLNSSDFVVATKLGTTGEQAIKRYLPKAKVNLYETQSEAVLEVANGKVDAFIYDLPYNAIYNAENKGQLVHLSQPFTYEPLGWAVPQGNPDTINFLNGYLRQIKGDGTYDRIYNKWFNDDKWLKQVK